A region from the Lolium perenne isolate Kyuss_39 chromosome 4, Kyuss_2.0, whole genome shotgun sequence genome encodes:
- the LOC127294732 gene encoding cytochrome P450 94C1-like: MDAVTSSTATPTAMEELPWCTQCAGLAFLGFSLCVVALGAVLLLARRWPWCSCHVCRSYLTGSWARDFTNLGDWYAHLLRDSPTGTVTVHVLGCTVTANPANVEHMLRTRFDNYPKGKPFAAVLGDLLGGGIFNVDGDAWRHQRKMASLELGSVAVRSYAYGIVAGEVEARLLPVLADAADNARVLDLQDVFRRFAFDTICKISFGLDPGCLELDMPMSKLAAAFDAASRLSAMRGAASSPLVWKVKRLLNVGSERELRKSIRLVDELAAAMIRQRRKLGVAGSHDLMSRFMASEAHGAGAVDDKYLRDIVVSFLLAGRDTVASALTTIFMLLSKNPAVAAAMRAEDAARDNTTPTSRTTYEHLKSLNYTHAVLYENMRLFPPVQFDSKFCAAADVLPDGTYVSASQRVMYHPYAMGRMPRIWGADYDKFRPERWLTGAGGAFAPESLYRYPVFQAGLRVCLGKELAVMEMKAVSVAVVRMFDVEVVGENGAGAVAPRFAPGLTASISGGLPVRVRRV, translated from the coding sequence ATGGACGCCGTCACCTCGTCCACGGCCACACCCACGGCCATGGAGGAGCTGCCATGGTGCACGCAGTGCGCCGGGCTAGCGTTCCTCGGCTTCTCCCTCTGCGTGGTGGCGCTCGGCGCGGTGCTCCTGCTGGCGCGCCGCTGGCCCTGGTGCAGCTGCCACGTCTGCCGCTCCTACCTCACCGGCTCCTGGGCGCGGGACTTCACCAACCTCGGTGACTGGTACGCGCACCTGCTCCGCGACTCGCCCACCGGCACCGTCACCGTCCACGTCCTCGGCTGCACCGTCACCGCCAACCCGGCCAACGTCGAGCACATGCTCCGCACCCGCTTCGACAACTACCCCAAGGGCAAGCCCTTCGCCGCCGTCCTCGGCGACCTCCTCGGCGGCGGCATCTTCAACGTCGACGGCGACGCCTGGCGCCACCAGCGCAAGATGGCCAGCCTCGAGCTCGGCAGCGTCGCCGTCCGCTCCTACGCCTACGGGATCGTCGCCGGGGAGGTCGAGGCGCGCCTCCTGCCCGTGCTCGCCGACGCCGCCGATAATGCCAGGGTGCTCGACCTCCAGGACGTCTTCCGCCGCTTCGCCTTCGACACCATCTGCAAGATCTCCTTCGGCCTCGACCCGGGCTGCCTCGAGCTCGACATGCCCATGTCCaagctcgccgccgccttcgACGCCGCGTCGCGGCTCTCCGCCATGCGCGGCGCGGCCTCGTCGCCGCTGGTCTGGAAGGTCAAGCGCCTGCTCAACGTCGGGTCCGAGAGGGAGCTCAGGAAGTCCATCCGCCTCGTCGACGAGCTCGCGGCGGCAATGATAAGGCAGCGCCGGAAGCTGGGCGTCGCTGGCAGCCACGACCTCATGTCCCGGTTCATGGCCTCGGAGGCGCACGGCGCCGGCGCCGTGGACGACAAGTACCTCCGCGACATCGTCGTCAGCTTCCTCCTCGCCGGCCGCGACACGGTCGCCTCCGCGCTCACCACCATCTTTATGCTGCTCTCCAAGAACCCCGCGGTGGCGGCCGCCATGCGCGCGGAGGACGCGGCCAGGGACAACACGACTCCGACGTCGAGAACCACGTACGAGCACCTCAAGTCCCTCAACTACACCCACGCGGTGCTGTACGAGAACATGCGGCTGTTCCCGCCGGTGCAGTTCGACTCCAAGTTCTGCGCCGCCGCCGACGTGCTACCGGACGGCACGTACGTGTCCGCAAGCCAGCGCGTCATGTACCACCCCTATGCCATGGGACGCATGCCGCGCATTTGGGGCGCCGACTACGACAAGTTCCGTCCGGAGCGGTGGCTGACTGGTGCCGGCGGGGCATTCGCGCCGGAGAGCCTGTACAGGTACCCGGTGTTCCAGGCCGGGCTCCGCGTGTGCCTCGGAAAGGAGCTGGCCGTGATGGAGATGAAGGCGGTGAGCGTGGCGGTGGTGAGGATGTTCGACGTGGAGGTTGTCGGGGAAAATGGCGCCGGCGCCGTCGCGCCCAGGTTCGCGCCGGGGCTGACGGCGTCCATCAGCGGCGGGCTGCCGGTGAGGGTCAGGCGCGTCTAG